The following proteins come from a genomic window of candidate division WOR-3 bacterium:
- a CDS encoding phosphate ABC transporter substrate-binding protein: MHRYLLLLTLILFTFCSKRTGDLVIAGSTSVQPFIEKLAEEYMIKNKNIKINVQGGGSTAGIQAVFNKTCAIGTSSRNLHTEEQGLHSFIMAIDGIAIVVHPSNPIKNLTHDELKDIFAGKITNWKEVGGPDKKIYAVTREEGSGTRGAFEELIMHGTAISDACLVQDSNGAIREIVANTPQAIGYISAGLVDNRVKALSIDSVAPTLENYKNSSYKFLRPFLLLTLEEPKGTIKSFIDYVLSDEAQEILMHEGLIPANIFQK, translated from the coding sequence GTGCACCGATACCTATTATTGTTAACATTAATACTTTTCACATTCTGTTCTAAAAGAACCGGTGATTTAGTTATCGCTGGTTCTACTTCGGTCCAGCCTTTTATAGAAAAACTTGCTGAAGAATATATGATAAAAAATAAAAATATCAAGATCAATGTCCAGGGTGGTGGTTCAACTGCTGGCATCCAGGCAGTATTTAATAAGACCTGCGCAATTGGAACTTCATCAAGGAATCTCCATACAGAAGAACAGGGGTTACATTCATTCATAATGGCTATTGATGGTATCGCAATCGTTGTGCATCCATCAAATCCTATCAAAAATTTAACCCATGATGAATTAAAAGACATATTTGCTGGTAAAATCACCAACTGGAAAGAAGTTGGTGGACCGGATAAAAAAATATATGCGGTTACAAGAGAAGAAGGCTCCGGAACAAGGGGGGCATTTGAAGAATTGATAATGCACGGGACTGCGATAAGTGATGCTTGCCTGGTCCAGGATTCTAATGGTGCGATACGGGAAATAGTCGCAAATACTCCACAGGCGATAGGATATATCTCAGCAGGACTCGTTGATAACAGGGTAAAGGCATTATCAATAGATAGTGTTGCACCGACGCTCGAAAATTATAAAAACAGCAGTTATAAATTCTTAAGACCATTTTTACTTTTGACCCTTGAAGAACCAAAAGGCACAATAAAATCATTTATTGACTATGTTCTGTCAGACGAAGCCCAGGAAATTTTAATGCATGAAGGTTTGATACCGGCAAACATATTTCAAAAATGA
- a CDS encoding radical SAM protein gives MRALLANPWIYDFKAFDFWNKPLGLLIVADILKKSGWEIDFIDCMDRLSPYFKTETKTDIYGRGKYHYEIVEKPQIFKNIPRRFKRYGIPEEVFISALKKIKKPDLIFITSSMTYWYLGVLNAIRIIKNHFSEIPVILGGLYATLCKEHAEKYSGADYIIPGNAEDCLIKFLNEKGYLKNKLDRESTFPDFSLYNSLNYGVIITSRGCPFRCSYCATKILSPDFYYYDNKLILQQIHNLSKKTDNIAFFDDALLCNPKFPDLLEKIIAENWRLNLHSSNGLHCRFIDKKIAQLMYKANFKTMYLSLETTNPEVQKKTGNKVNTAEFLKAVEILRQVGFTPNQIHVYLLYGMPGQDYEEIIEGIKLCHRLGVNPHLCEFSPIPFTDEYSKSELTPETDPLFHNNHFYTWYYQNKKSEIYSKIKRLLSNKRAL, from the coding sequence ATGCGCGCTTTATTGGCAAATCCCTGGATATACGATTTTAAGGCATTTGATTTCTGGAATAAACCTCTGGGGTTGCTCATAGTTGCAGACATTCTAAAAAAATCAGGATGGGAGATTGATTTTATTGATTGTATGGACAGATTGAGCCCTTATTTTAAAACCGAAACAAAGACGGATATTTACGGACGAGGCAAATATCATTATGAAATTGTTGAAAAACCACAAATATTTAAAAATATACCAAGAAGGTTCAAACGATATGGCATCCCTGAAGAAGTATTCATCTCTGCATTAAAAAAAATTAAAAAACCCGACCTCATTTTCATCACCTCCTCAATGACCTACTGGTATCTCGGTGTATTAAATGCAATAAGAATAATAAAAAATCATTTTTCAGAAATACCGGTAATACTTGGTGGATTGTATGCAACGCTGTGTAAAGAACATGCAGAAAAGTATTCAGGTGCTGATTATATAATACCCGGCAATGCTGAAGATTGCTTAATAAAATTTTTAAACGAAAAAGGCTATCTAAAAAATAAGCTTGATAGAGAATCTACATTTCCTGATTTTTCTCTTTACAATTCATTGAATTATGGTGTTATAATCACATCAAGGGGATGCCCATTTAGATGTTCTTATTGTGCGACAAAGATATTATCACCTGATTTCTATTATTATGATAATAAACTGATACTTCAACAAATTCATAATTTATCTAAAAAAACAGATAACATTGCGTTCTTTGACGATGCCCTTTTATGTAATCCAAAATTCCCCGACCTTCTTGAAAAAATAATAGCAGAAAATTGGAGATTGAATCTCCATAGTTCAAACGGTCTCCATTGCAGATTCATTGATAAAAAAATTGCGCAACTTATGTATAAAGCAAATTTCAAGACAATGTATTTAAGTCTTGAAACAACAAATCCTGAGGTCCAAAAGAAAACCGGAAATAAAGTAAACACTGCTGAATTCCTTAAGGCAGTTGAGATTCTAAGACAGGTAGGTTTTACGCCAAATCAGATCCATGTTTATCTTTTATACGGAATGCCCGGGCAGGATTATGAAGAAATTATTGAAGGTATAAAACTCTGCCATCGTCTCGGTGTCAATCCACATCTCTGCGAATTTTCACCTATACCTTTCACTGACGAATACTCAAAATCAGAACTGACCCCTGAAACAGATCCATTATTTCACAATAACCATTTTTATACATGGTATTATCAAAATAAAAAATCAGAGATATACTCAAAAATTAAAAGACTCTTATCAAATAAACGGGCATTATAA